A region of the Arachis hypogaea cultivar Tifrunner chromosome 15, arahy.Tifrunner.gnm2.J5K5, whole genome shotgun sequence genome:
aataataGACAactatttattgtatattttgttttttttttctcctgtattttgaatttgtggttgcTTTGCTTTTTGTAACAATGCTTCACATTATTATCTTCACCtcttgtttttttaaaaaaatgaaaaatatcaaaaacaattttaattttgaaaaaattaaattgtagGTATAAAATGTAACATTTGCCCTAAAAAATGTTACGTTCAGTCTTTTTGGTCAAGAAGAATCATTTAAAAAATCaagttagttttatattttttcattcgtttaattatactttatatacacaaaaaattaataactaatcaaTAAGCTATGTCAAAATACAAAGTAACCTCATATTACACTTATAATCAAGTTTTATAATAACAGAATCAAACTTGAAATCAAGTTTATAATCAgactttataaataatataattaaactatatttttacaatcaaaatacaattagaaatacaaaaaatgcataactaaaaatattttagtgtttatgcaaactttaattcttctgctattaaaAAGTTAATTACTCTACTGCAAAACTTTTGTGGGAATATTTTTATTTACTCTCTAATATTCAAAATGtattttcgttttctttacttgcacttttatttcattttattttaaatactagctgttttcggattttttttttttaatgttaccTTAAACTCGATACAAAAAAGATATTCTTATTGCTTCGATCAAAATTAATTGTAGCACACCCATTGAAAATTGGTAGATAGAAGATACTGTAATGTGATGAAACCGGAAAAAAATTCAATTCGATTATATTACTTTATCTACGTCTAATTTTTTCGACTAAAAttctaaccttttttttttttttaacaagtgagctcaacacaataaagtAGAGCGACAAAATCACAAACAAAGTCTCAAACAtaaaaaacaaccaatcaaaaccTGAAAACAATTCCTAATGTTATCTCCGACAATACCATCAACAACCAAAAGGATCCAAACTACACCATTCTCTGTAGCTGGTCAAAGATCTGAGAAACATCTCTTCCACTCCGGTTTCCTTGTTATTAAAGATCCGCCTATTCCTCTCTAGTCATACATTCCAAATAACTCTCGGTCCACTTTCTAATCAAATTTTCGGAAATTTCTCAAGCCATTTTACACTCAATAGAACTCTATCAATACGATTGCAGGAGCGGCTTCTGAACCAAGTAAATTTTCGATCATTCAACGGTAGGTCCACTAACTGCATATCTTGAACCTAATCCTTGAACTCTTCTGCCGATGCTGTAACCTGTCCTGACCTTTCTTCTCTTCAATCTGTATAACCTCATTAAAGTCTCTCATATAACATATCAGACCTCGACCTAAACCAGCTACAAAACTCAGTTCCTCCCACACAGCCAGTTTCTCCAATTTAGTATGAGCACCATATACTAAATAGAACGTACAATTAAACTCATTTTTTAACAGTACTCCTTTAACACATAACCATCTTTTTTCCtttgtaacaattatttattttaaattgcaTGTCATCCCACATTGATAACAGACCCCCGAATATGCCTACCGACTCTACAAACTCCCACCCTACAGCATCGCTCCCCTAAATACGCATTACATCAAACTTAGTCACAACTTGCATCTTAGTTTCAACCAACCCTAATATATTCACTTTTGCTTCTTTCTTAGTtctttcaccatactcaatttTCCAACACCCCCTAACCCCTTAACAATTAAAGAacgaaaaattattttaaaactgtTTTACACACCTTTTTGAGATTTTTTGGTCTGCATCTTCGTGCCTTTTCTTTCTGCTTTGCTAATCTCCTCTTCTGAGCTAAAGCCTCATTCTATTCTTGAAGAATTGCCATGATATCATCTTCATCGTTGTACTGCACGGCTCCTGATTCAACAGCCAGCTCCCACGCCTTCCTATTTTCCAGCATCTGTTCCTCTCGTTCCAAATCCTTACCATCGCTATTCCTCGGATTTTTAACACTAATGTCCCCGGCACTCCCAGCTCCGATACTGCCTTTATCAACCCCCCGCACCGTCCAAAGTTAAACTGTCTACAGGTGCGTCATCTCCACCTATAACGGGACCAACTTTCGGACCAGCAGCATTTTTCCGAGGCACTAGACAATGCACCGCCGCTTCCATGTCAACATCGCCGTCCATGGAAGAACGTAACCCCGCCATCGTCGGCGTTGAGTGATATCCTGACGAAGACACAATCTCCAATGGGAGCGTACCTCCGGTTGAAGATCGCAGCAGCATACACCGCTACGGCCTGACGGCACCGTCTCCTCCACTAGTCTGTCGCTCCTCGCTGGCTACGAACTTTCCCAAGCTTCGTTGATCTGTTGCGGCGTCAGACCCTGCGATCTCCCTTTCAACTTGATAATGAACCACGACGCATAACCCAGGACTCGGAGTAGCTTCGACCCAGTCAACCCTCGCCCGACTCAGATTTACCAGCCCATCTCCTATAGCCGCATCAGCATGAATGTTAGCATGATCTGGGCTTTCAACTAAGGAAAAAAAGCCCAAGCTCTCTCCTTTGGCACACCTGTTACAATAAACTTTTTTGGGCCTACTAAGAAGCCTGCTTTAGGTTTCTTTTTTTCTCCAACAATCCTTACTTTTCAGCCCATCATTATTATaatcatagcttttttttttttttgattcagcatcattaatcatcaaatCATTATATCCCATAAAATCCTTACTGCCCTCTAAAACAGGATCATCCGTTTTCCTTGCTATACGaatttaaattaaattgcaataacTCCATTCATTCAAAATATCCTCTGAAATTACTACTCTACCCTTATCCGTTTCTTCCTCCCTTGGCACCGCCATCACCAACTCAGCCACCGGATCTCTACTTTCCACTTGTACCATGGCGCTCGAACTGCTAGCAACCATCTCACAAGCTTTTGGGAGATAAGGATTACCTACCTCTTCAATCTTGCACTCCACTCCATAACTCTCATGACCAACCTCTTTAACCAGGACATCGAATTCGCTAGTACCAATTGTGATGTGAATCCACTCGTTGATGATGTCCATGATACAAGTATCTATTTGCACCCGTCCCACACTGAATGAGAGGCATGATTCCGTGGCTTTGTCACATCCAATTACTTCTCCCCATTGGTTTCCTATTATTCTGAACGTCTTCGCTGACCATGTATGCAGAGGAACACCAAAGTACTCTAACCATACCCTTCGAGTTTCACTGCGCTCCTCCTCATCCTATCTCCATACGCTGTGAAACATTAACATGATTCTTAAAATTGGAGTCATATATTGAAttggtctctaaaattttaattggACTATAAATGTTCCTTAAATTGATCTTTTTTGTAGGTACATATGGTTAGTTTGTTTCCAAGGTTCGGAAaatcggaccggtcatcaaaccgctctagctactggttcaTTGGTTTATTGGTCCAACCGGTTTAACCGGTGGTTTAACCGAAAAAACTGTttcagaataaaataataaataaattatatataaacatcataaaatataattatagtctaatataaatcttaaatatcttccaaatttaaaacatATGAAATCTCAACCAAatccatatgatcttatcaaaatacaaagttAAATAGTGAAAAGAGCAATGGTGCAAACAGCAATAATACAACTAGAAATAATCATTAATCACTcctaaattaattcaaaacaataacataacaaataatcacccctaaattaatttaaaacagcagcataacaaaatcactaatcacaaatcacaaatcacaaatcacagATCACAAATCACTTatcacaaattcaaaattcaaaacactcAGTGCCATAattccataacaaaacagcagtaTAAGTGCATAACAAGTTAACAATAACAGCTTAACAAGTCACTAATCAGTAATTACAAATTCCAAACTCAAATCAGCAGCATTACAAAAGATCCAAgaaatcacaaatcacaaattCAACCTCAAATCCCTAAAAAAGTAACACAGACTCAACTTTCCACTATCCTCAAATCAGTAAATCAGTAAATCAGCATTGAAGGTAGCTAGAGAAAAGGTGGTTTTGAAACCTTACAACAACAAAATCCCTGCATATTATAGATACAGCTTTGTTGTTCTGCATACTATATATTTCTGATAGACTAACACAATCAAAACCCCATCACCAATCTGTGGATGCCTATCACCAGAAGCTTTACCAGTTCCACCCAAAGTCACACTATGCAAAATTGACACATTGTTACCAATTACTGCAGCTTCATCAACAATTTGCTACAGCATTTCAGCCAGTCAACAATTACAAAACAGCAAAAGTGCAAAACACAAAAACACCAGTAaccctcttcatattcttcatgtTTCTGTATCAGAGGGTGAATTTCGAATACAATAAAAAAACTTACTAACCAACAAACagaaattgcaattgaaatacaataaaattagaagaccagaattaatttaattttcatattatttatttcttatacTAACCAACAAACAGAGGAAGATGAGCAGAGAAAGTTCACAGAGGAAGTTCACAGAAATTGAACAGAAATCAAAGTTCACAGAGGAAGTTCACAGAAAAAAGAACAGAAATCTAAGTTCACAGAGGATGAAGTTCGTGTTTCTTCATGTTTCTTATACTAAAGAAGATGAGCAGAGGCAAAGAACAAAGAAGATGAGCAAAGGACGAGTCACTCACCTGGGTTCGATGGAGGGCTACTGGTGTTGAGGACCACGCGACGATGAAGACGATGAGAGGGCTACTGGTGTTGAGAAGATGAAGACGATGGAGATGGAGGGCTACTGGGCAGGGAACCAGGCGACGATGAAGGGCTACTGGGGCGGCAGGACCAGGCGACGGCGGTGGCGCTGACAACCCGCGACCGCGGCGACGATGGAGGGCCACTGGGCGGCTAGGGTTCAGACTTCTACTGGGCTAGGGTTCATTGATTCACTCACTGTGAGACTGAGAGAGTGAGATGAATGGGATCAGGGGAAGAAGGGGGGGTGGGGTGCTCCACGAGCTGGTCGGATCGGGtgcctttttttaatttttttaaaaacaataaaaacggTGTCGTTTAGCAGAACCGGCCGGTCACCGGTCCGGCCCAACCGGACGATTTTTGGCCGGTTCACCAATTTTTCAGCGGTTCTTTCTACAGCGGTTTTTAAGAGAAGACTAGACCGTTTGCATTGCCGATTCGCAGTTAAACCGGTCGAactggccggtccggtccggttttcagaaccttatttttttctttgtaggGTGACTGTCATCTTAATAAATTTTTCTATTAGTTTTAACATTTTATATctcaatttgtaattttttattgcttatacttttaattttatattagaatGAAATTCGTGCAATGTGTGAGATGATAAATTAATAatagtatatagtatattttaatgagtattatattatttaaaaaaataatttaaatatataaaaactaatgtTAAATTTGGAGtgtgttttatttaaaatattttgtagtaCAAAAGTTTTTTATATTAGAGTTGTACAAAGTTACATATTTATTTGTTGTTTTAATTGTCACATTTATTTTTGTTGATGGATTTAGTCTTCTTATGTGGTAtttgtcttctattttcattttcggTTACGATTGCagttattgctttctttttcctgTCATATGTTCTTGTGAAGACATATTTTTAATGAATTGTTGACTTTTatgcactttttatttttttttttccatctttATATGTATGTCCTTCATctgaaaatatattttgaatttgtttacttttttttctctttaattatcTCTTGATTGGTATGGCATCTTAGTTTGATAATATTAGTATTGGTGAATCTAGTTCTTATAAACAATAAAGAATataaatgaataatataaataacGCTTTGAATAAGtgaaatttttgtaattttacctGATTTAAATTAGATAAATCTAAATGTTTCAAATAAttgtatttttgcattctcaaaatAAGCATCAAAATCACTTTATGAATCAATTTAGAACAAAATAAAGAAGGTGCAATCATAGTTATAGTAAACTAACCAAATTCCATAATCATATGTTAAAGGCACATATCctcttgtcttttttttttggcaAAGATTAGCCTCAGTCTCTTTATAATTTAGCTATTTTAGATACTAAGTTTTGATTTTGGTTATAGTGGCTCAATCCTTCTATAAAAAGGAGAATAAGATATGGGCAAATAAAGAACGATAATCTATTTTGACTAAATTGTGCAAGCAATACTTCACATGTAGAATAACAATTTCTATTCTGAATGTTAAAGAAGACAATCAACATTGTACATAAACTCATTTTTTTAAATGCACATTAATATTAATTGTGACTGTTGTAGtacaaaacttttaaaaaatatatatatagaagattgTGCTGCTTGCAACTATTTCACAACTAAAAGGCCACtattaatacaaataaataatcaatcaaaaatattatttaaaaaggcATAATAAGAGAGGACTAAACAATGAATTCAAAAACTTATAGAAAATAACCTGTAAGGAGTTTGCTACACTGACATTTCTATCATTCAAATGTCAGTGCACTAAACCTGCGCAGGAACAAAAACCGTGCCGGATGTCGCTCTAGATTTCGCAATCGAGTTCCGCCAGAGTTCGACATCGCCATGGGTAAATCAAACCGCTAGAGGTAGCAAAAAATAGTGTGTTGGTTCGGAGAATGGTATTGGCTCATGGATTCCTCGGTTGAGGTACTGGGTGCCTCATGGGACCGCAAAACATGGCGAAAAATAGTGTCTTAGTTTGGAAAATAGCAGTAGATCATGAGTTCCTCGGTTAAAGTACTGGATGGCTCATGAAGAGGCGCCAATAAAGAGAGGGTTATGACATCCATGTTTTTACAGAGTAAGAACAGTAGAGATGAACAAAGAACTCCTTTTATttcattgaaaaataatttatttttttattttttaaataattttaccaAATAATCAAACATTACTTAAATCTATTGTATAAAGAGTTAGTATccacttttatattttcttttatctcttAGTGAACTAACTTATTTACTTTTGTCTATTTACAAAAACGTAAACTTCCTTGTTCATTATGTACAATACTAAACATTGATATATTGACTCTTGGTTTTATTTGACACTGTAGTTGAACCTTAATATAAAATTTGGGACACAATTTATTTCGAGAGGCAATTTTtactgttttattttatttttttactaaattataaCTAGAAAGCTATTAAATTATGGtacaaaatttatttcaagaggCAATTTATTTCTTTGAGCACACAACATAAGAAACAACGCATTTAGTGTAGACTCAGTACGCTGATAATTGATAACCAGGGCACCTAGACAACTGTGTGTCTGACTTTCGGCTATAATGTGTTTAAGTTTAATAAAGACAGTTCAAGCATCATCTCCGGCACTCCCATTGTGCTATAAGCACTAAACAAAATATACACAATGCAGCATGGAAATCTCCACAATTTACACTTTACTCGGTGAaaaaaatagggtaaataattcaTGACTCGAGATTTATTAATGGTGTtcatcctttataaacctttctAGTTCATACCGAAGCTAGAATGCCTAGATTTTGTTACTACCTACTAATCAAAACCAATCACTGTAATTCCCCTAATTATCACTATCTAGAACCTAAAGCTGCAGTATCCTCTATAATCAAGACTAATTTCTTGCAAGAAAACGAAAAACGAAAAATATAGTCACACTAAATCAGGCACGTGACCAATATTCTCAAAGCAAGATTTTTCATTTTGAGGAGGAGCTTCTGCAGAAAATGCTGTTAGAGGCTCTGAAGCAGTACTAAGAGCTTCAAGTAGCATCGTCACCTCGGCCGTATCATCTAGGTAGTACCTCGCCTTGCTTGGTTTCTGCCCGACGGTACATGCAAAGATTTCTGGTGCTGCAGAGGTGTTTGCATTATAAGATTTGGTTAATATGGCCTCAAACATGTTCTCGTCGGATCTGTCATCCCCAATGCACAGCACAAAATCTGGGGATTTTCCAGCACTGGCTAGCTTAGACAGCACGTCTTGTGCAACTAGCCCTTTTGTAATTCCCTGCAAAGTTGAATTATTGTTGGTAAGCCAATACAACCATGCTACATAACCCAAGAACAACAAAACTTCAAATGTTCGATGAAAGTTACCCACTAAAGATCATGTTGCTCAAATGCTGAAAAATTTACCCACTTCTAGAGTGGATTCGTCAATTGAAATGAGCCTTTTGAATATACTGGACAAATAACAATTTTGACAAAATGAACCTAAAAAGATCTAAACAGCAGATATGTTCCGTTTGACAAACAAAACCAAACGTTTAGTCAATTTATTTGTATACTTATATACATTTGGTTTATTTTATCAAATAGAGCATATCTTTGGAGGATCATTTTGTCACTTGCATCTTTTGAAGTCCATTTCGTCAAAATCATAATATTTAGGGGTACAAAATGgctatttactcttttttttttggggtaCTTCACTTAGGTTGAGATGAAAAAATAGGATATATATACCTGATGCATGACTTCAACAATATGCTGTCCCTTCTTAACAACCACAGGCTCATTTGCAAGAACACTCTCCAGGTGATCCAAAAGCTCCATGGCTTGCCAAGATCCAAAATTCGGGTCGGCATCATAGTAATGCCACACCAAGGCACTCTCTTTGGTCTCTATATACGAGCCATCAGTGGCTTCGGTATACGACCTCATCACAGGTTCAGCAATCTTTTTCCAAGCAAAATCTGTGCTTATGTGGCTCATTTCCCAGCTTGACTTGTTACCCCACCTATGGCACAGATCAAACAAATATATTGTCAATCTAGACAACATGCTAGCAAGTTCTTTATAATTGTTTTTAAGAGGAACGTATGGGATTGATTGAAATCAGTTAAGCGATGCCATTATTGTTAGTAAACAAATTGAAAATGACAAACTACAAAAGCACTAACCTGATAAAATAGCCATGTTCAGCTGCGATACCAAGATTCTTGCATTGATCAAACCAATCACCCAATGAGGATTTCCCGCGGCCACTGACAATAAACACTGTATTCTTAGGATCACTGCAAAGATCATTCAGCACCGATATAACCTGAGGGCTGGGTGATTTATCAATGGAAGATTGAGGTACAACTGTGCCATCATAATCCAAAAAGATTGCCCTGTGACTTGTACGTTTATATGCAGAGACAATGTGGCCATCCGAAAGCTTCCTGAAATTGGGAGAGAGGGACAAGACTCGATAATTCAGGCCGAAGCCGAGGCCCCAATGGTTCTTACTACGGTGATCCTTGCATGACATCACAagatcttgttcaaaacttttaGCCCAGTAAGCCACATCATGAGAACTAACATATCTATAGTGCTTCTCATGCCGCAAAATTTTCTCTGCATTAGACATTGTAACAGCCGAATATAGAGCATCAGCTACAGCACTAATGTCCCATGGATTCACCCTGATTGCTCCACTGAGAGATGGGGAGCAACCTATAAACTCAGAAACAACAAGTGCACTCGTCCTCTCAGAATCATGGTCGATTTCTAAAGCTTCATCCATTTTAGGACTTCCCTGCCTGCAGACAATGTACTTGTACGGAACCAAGTTCATTCCGTCGCGCAACGCATTCACAATGCAACATTCTGCCATAGCATAATAGGCTGCCTTCTCATAGAAAGGAACATGGCGATCGATGATGATGACAGGTTCATAACCTTGAAAACCAAAAGTTTGATTTATCCTGTTAGCAGTGATGTATGCCTCCTCCTTTGCATCCTCAATATCCTTGCTAGAACCCCTCAGTGGATTCAAGATTTGGACCATGACCAATTTGCCACGAAGTGTCGGATATTCCTCCAGGAGTTGTTCAAGGGCCAAGAGCTTTAAACTTATACCTTTAAATATGTCCATATCATCAACACCAACAATAAGTTGTTTCCCCTTGAATTGTTCATAGATTTCTCTTGCTTTGGTAGTAGAAGAAGTATGGTCTAAGACAGATTGAAGTCTTCCCATATGAATCCCAGCAGGTAATATTTTGACGTATATTGTTCGGCCCAAGTACTCGAGCCCAATGTAGCCCCTCTTGGACTCGTATTCCAAGCCAAGCATTCGACTGCAGCAGGAGAGAAAATGGCGAGCATAATCAAATGTGTGAAAACCAATTAAATCTGCATTTAGCAGAGCTTTCAAAATTTCACCTCTGACCGGCAGAGTTCGATATATCTCGGATGTAGGAAAGGGACTATGCAAGAAGAAACCAAGCTTGATCCTGCTGTAACGCTTTCGCAGGAATGTTGGAAGAACCATTAATTGGTAATCATGAACCCAAACATAATCTATGTCCGGGTTAATTACCTCTGTGACTTTATTTGCAAATATCTTATTGGCAGAAACATAAGCCTGCCACAGTGTCCTATCGAAGCGATTGCTATAACCTGGATACATTGGCAGCATGTAATGGAATAGAGGCCATAAATGTTGCTTGCAGAATCCATTATAGAACTGATCCTCGATTTCGGAAGGAAGAAAAGTAGGCACACACTTGAATTCCTCCAGCAACTGATTAGAAACTTGCTCTTGCTCACTAGCATCAACATCAACCGTCAGAGATCCCACATAAACAACATCAACTTCAGGAGGGAGACCATCTTTTAACTGCCAAAAAATTGAGTCCTTGTCATAACTGAAACTCCATTTTCCAGAAGACTTATCCTTCTTAGCATCAAGAGGAAGAAAACTTGATACAATAATTATCTTCTGACGCTGTTCCGACTGGAAAGAATCCTCACTGCTTTGCTTGCTTTCTACGTCAGAGATAACTCCGGGAACAGTCATAACTCGCGGAagtgctcttggagtttgagggGTGTTTAAAATATTCCCTGACGCTAAGTCCAACAAATTGGTGTATGATCTTGCCACCATGGTTAATCTGAACCCCAGTTTTCAAAATTTGAGTATAGAATAAAGTATGAAACGGTGTCAACTAATCTCGAATTAATTACCAGAGAAAAGCAAGAACCTGCGAAGACACAAGAAATAGTTATAGCTATATAATGCAGCGGCACAAGACACAAGTACCAACCGCATCAAACTTCCCAAGttcaattaatatttaatatttaacttTCTCATTGATGAGATTATAAGTCCAACAAGTAAAAATATCATTGAATGCTACAATACAAAGAAAATTTTACAGCATTATGAACAAGCAATCACAGAAAATTTCCTCACCAAGTTTGCAGCAcggcaattcaattcaattactgATTCAATATCTatttaaaatgcaagaaagagaaagCTTCAACTTAGTTCCCATCTACAAATAAGAAGCATCACATTGCCTCAGGTAATACTTTGCTCAAATTGTAACTCAatgttaaagaaatgaagaaaaggcTACATAGATAACCATCACCACTTAGTATTATGATTATGAACCTTCTGGTGATAAATTTTCTTTCAAAGCTTCAAATTCACAAATAACACTAACTGGACTCTCTtcttaaaagagaagaaaaatattccAGAAAATCTAAACATGGGTTTAATTTGGtggttctggcacaactctcagaTGATCCGTTCTATACACT
Encoded here:
- the LOC112750695 gene encoding probable alpha,alpha-trehalose-phosphate synthase [UDP-forming] 9: MVARSYTNLLDLASGNILNTPQTPRALPRVMTVPGVISDVESKQSSEDSFQSEQRQKIIIVSSFLPLDAKKDKSSGKWSFSYDKDSIFWQLKDGLPPEVDVVYVGSLTVDVDASEQEQVSNQLLEEFKCVPTFLPSEIEDQFYNGFCKQHLWPLFHYMLPMYPGYSNRFDRTLWQAYVSANKIFANKVTEVINPDIDYVWVHDYQLMVLPTFLRKRYSRIKLGFFLHSPFPTSEIYRTLPVRGEILKALLNADLIGFHTFDYARHFLSCCSRMLGLEYESKRGYIGLEYLGRTIYVKILPAGIHMGRLQSVLDHTSSTTKAREIYEQFKGKQLIVGVDDMDIFKGISLKLLALEQLLEEYPTLRGKLVMVQILNPLRGSSKDIEDAKEEAYITANRINQTFGFQGYEPVIIIDRHVPFYEKAAYYAMAECCIVNALRDGMNLVPYKYIVCRQGSPKMDEALEIDHDSERTSALVVSEFIGCSPSLSGAIRVNPWDISAVADALYSAVTMSNAEKILRHEKHYRYVSSHDVAYWAKSFEQDLVMSCKDHRSKNHWGLGFGLNYRVLSLSPNFRKLSDGHIVSAYKRTSHRAIFLDYDGTVVPQSSIDKSPSPQVISVLNDLCSDPKNTVFIVSGRGKSSLGDWFDQCKNLGIAAEHGYFIRWGNKSSWEMSHISTDFAWKKIAEPVMRSYTEATDGSYIETKESALVWHYYDADPNFGSWQAMELLDHLESVLANEPVVVKKGQHIVEVMHQGITKGLVAQDVLSKLASAGKSPDFVLCIGDDRSDENMFEAILTKSYNANTSAAPEIFACTVGQKPSKARYYLDDTAEVTMLLEALSTASEPLTAFSAEAPPQNEKSCFENIGHVPDLV